From the Bacteroidota bacterium genome, the window AAAGCAAATAATTGGTGAGTGTGGCAATGTTTTTTTCGCTTTGAATAGTATTCAGTTCCCTTTCCTTTTCGCTTAAATGAAATTGTATTTCAAGGCTTTTTGTGATGTGCATTCTTTCCCAGCTAGCAAGACTATCTTTTAAATTTTCAATTTTTTCATCCAGTACAACCAGTTCTCCTAATTTGTTTTGTTGTTTTTTTAAACTTCTAAACTGCTTTAACGAATTCAGGTAAAAGTATTTATCGCTCAATCCTTCGGCTACTTCAATAGCTTTTAAAAGTGTATTTTCTGCGCTTTCAGAGCTGTTGTTGAAACTTAATTGCCAATCGCTCATTGCCAGCAAAGCAGCCACTTGTGCTTGCCGGTTTCCGGTACTATCGGCTATTTTTAAGGCACGCTGCAAATAATATTCACTTTTAATTTTGTTTCCGGCTTTTATTTCAAGTTGCGCTACACTAACATAAGAACCCGGTAAATAGGTGAAGTTTTTAGTAAGCAAACGTTCCTGCAAAGCAGCTCTGTGAAAATAGGCTGCCGAATCGTTATTGCCAAGATTACTATATGCAATTCCAAGAATGTTGTATATGAGCCCAACATAACCGCTAGTATCCTTTTCAGCAGCAAAGCCTGCTTGTGCTGCTTTGCTCAATGAAATTGATTCGCGGTATTTACCTTGCCTGCTTTTAATAGTGCTGATTAGCTGTAAACATTTGCATCTACCTGTTAATGCTGCTTTAGGATTTGTGCTTTCGAGCTTTTTATATTCGTCAAGCGCACGCAAACAATAACTTAAACCATTGGTATAGCTTACACCATAGGTGCAGATGCCCATATTTAATAAAGCTTCAGCAACAGTAAGCTGATTTTTTTCTTGTTTGGCAAGCTGAAAAGCGTTGTTGAAGTAGCGTAAAGCAGCAGTATCGTTGTCAACCACAAGCAGCTCCCATCCTTTGTTTAGTAGGTTTTGCGAATTTTCAGCAGCTTGTAGTGTACTGTTAAAAGCAATAAAGAAAAAAAGCACTACAAGTTTTTTCACGCAAGTGGAAATGAGTTGGGCAAAAGTGTGCAATTTTTTTTAGTCTGAAAAGTGTATAGCAGCTGCACTAAATTTATATTGTATAATTTACATAGGCGAAGAAGTGTGATTAGTAGATTTACTTATCTTCACTCACAAATAAACTAAAATGCAGGTAAGGTTAAATAAGTTCATCAGCGAAACGGGCATTTGTTCGCGACGTGAAGCCGATCGTTTAATTGAAAGAGGAAAGGTAACTGTAAACGGACAAGTAGTTGAATTGGGAACCAAAGTAAGCGAAGGTGATGTAGTGAATGTAAATGGAAAGCCTTTAAAAGAAAAGGAAGCAAGAGTGTACATTGCCTTTCACAAACCTGTAGGAATTACTTGTACTACCGACTTAAAAGACAAAGACAACATTATTGATTACCTGAAATATCCGCAACGCATATTTCCGGTTGGTAGGTTGGATAAGGATTCTGAAGGATTAATTTTTTTAACCAGCGATGGCGATATTGTAAATAAAATATTACGGGCCGGTAATAATCACGAAAAGGAATATATTGTAACCGTTGATAAACCTATCACACCCGAGTTTATCATGCATATGAAAAACGGTGTGCACATATTAGATACCGTAACCCAAAAGTGTTTTATTGTGCAGGAAGGTCAGGTAAAATTTAGGATTATACTGAAGCAAGGATTAAACCGACAAATTCGCCGCATGTGTGAAGCCCTTGATTATACAGTACTTAAATTGAAACGCATTCGTATTATGAATGTAAAACTTGAGGGAATCAACTACGGCGAATGGAGGATGTTAAGCGAGAATGAACTCAGCACAATTTTAAATTTAGTGCAACATTCCAGTAAAACTGAAGAAGCTTCTATGCTAAACGATGAAACCGATTGAGCTAATCGGC encodes:
- the rluF gene encoding 23S rRNA pseudouridine(2604) synthase RluF produces the protein MQVRLNKFISETGICSRREADRLIERGKVTVNGQVVELGTKVSEGDVVNVNGKPLKEKEARVYIAFHKPVGITCTTDLKDKDNIIDYLKYPQRIFPVGRLDKDSEGLIFLTSDGDIVNKILRAGNNHEKEYIVTVDKPITPEFIMHMKNGVHILDTVTQKCFIVQEGQVKFRIILKQGLNRQIRRMCEALDYTVLKLKRIRIMNVKLEGINYGEWRMLSENELSTILNLVQHSSKTEEASMLNDETD